From the Macaca nemestrina isolate mMacNem1 chromosome 7, mMacNem.hap1, whole genome shotgun sequence genome, one window contains:
- the LOC105492462 gene encoding G-protein coupled receptor 176 isoform X3: MVLWSTCRTTVFKSVTNRFIKNLACSGICASLVCVPFDIILSTSPHCCWWIYTMLFCKVVKFLHKVFCSVTILSFPAIALDRYYSVLYPLERKISDAKSRELVMYIWAHAVVASVPVFAVTNVADIYATSTCTEVWSNSLGHLVYVLVYNITTVIVPVAVVFLFLILIRRALSASQKKKVIIAALRTPQNTISIPYASQREAELHATLLSMVMVFILCSVPYATLVVYQTVLNVPDTSVFLLLTAIWLPKVSLLANPVLFLTVNKSVRKCLIGTLVQLHHRYSRRNVVSTGSGVAEASLEPSIRSGSQLLEMFHIGQQQIFKPTEDEEESEAKYIGSADFQAKEIFSTCLEGEQGPQFVPSAPPLGTVDSISQVAPAAPVEPETFPDKYSLQFGFGPFELPPQWLSETRNSKKRLLPPLGNTPEELIQTKVPKVGRVERKMSRNNKVSIFPKVDS, translated from the exons ATGGTGTTATGGTCAACTTGCCGCACAACCGTGTTCAAATCTGTCACCAACAGGTTCATTAAAAACCTGGCCTGCTCGGGGATTTGTGCCAGCCTGGTCTGTGTGCCCTTCGACATCATCCTCAGCACCAGTCCTCACTGTTGCTGGTGGATCTACACCATGCTCTTCTGCAAGGTCGTCAAATTTTTGCACAAAGTCTTCTGTTCTGTGACCATCCTCAGCTTCCCTGCTATTGCTTTGGACAG GTACTACTCAGTCCTCTATCCACTGGAGAGGAAAATATCTGATGCCAAGTCCCGTGAACTGGTGATGTACATCTGGGCCCATGCAGTGGTGGCCAGTGTCCCTGTGTTTGCAGTAACCAATGTGGCCGACATCTATGCCACGTCCACCTGCACGGAAGTCTGGAGCAACTCCTTGGGCCACCTCGTGTACGTTCTGGTGTATAACATCACCACGGTCATTGTGCCTGTGGCGGTGGTGTTCCTCTTCTTGATACTGATCCGACGGGCCCTGAGTGCCAGCCAGAAGAAGAAGGTCATCATAGCAGCGCTCCGGACCCCACAGAACACCATCTCTATTCCCTATGCCTCCCAGCGGGAGGCCGAGCTGCACGCCACCCTGCTCTCCATGGTGATGGTCTTCATCTTGTGTAGCGTGCCCTATGCCACCCTGGTCGTCTACCAGACCGTGCTCAATGTCCCCGACACTTCCGTCTTCTTGCTGCTCACTGCCATTTGGCTCCCCAAAGTCTCCCTGCTGGCAAACCCTGTTCTCTTTCTTACTGTGAACAAATCTGTCCGCAAGTGCTTGATAGGGACCCTGGTACAACTACACCACCGGTACAGTCGCCGTAATGTGGTCAGTACAGGGAGCGGCGTGGCTGAGGCCAGCCTGGAACCCAGCATACGCTCGGGCAGCCAGCTCCTGGAGATGTTCCACATTGGGCAGCAGCAGATCTTTAAGCCCACAGAGGATGAGGAAGAGAGTGAGGCCAAGTACATTGGCTCAGCTGACTTCCAGGCCAAGGAGATATTTAGCACCTGCCTGGAGGGAGAGCAGGGGCCACAGTTTGTGCCCTCTGCCCCACCCTTGGGCACAGTGGACTCTATATCCCAGGTGGCACCAGCAGCCCCAGTGGAACCTGAAACATTCCCTGATAAGTATTCCCTGCAGTTTGGCTTTGGGCCTTTTGAGTTGCCTCCTCAGTGGCTCTCAGAGACCCGAAACAGCAAGAAGCGGCTGCTTCCCCCCTTGGGTAACACCCCAGAAGAGCTGATCCAGACAAAGGTGCCCAAAGTTGGCAGGGTGGAGCGGAAGATGAGCAGGAACAATAAAGTGAGCATTTTTCCAAAGGTGGATTCCTAG
- the LOC105492462 gene encoding G-protein coupled receptor 176 isoform X2, translating to MFPCEDGLQGSSGFKKTGLPNEIYNRFIKNLACSGICASLVCVPFDIILSTSPHCCWWIYTMLFCKVVKFLHKVFCSVTILSFPAIALDRYYSVLYPLERKISDAKSRELVMYIWAHAVVASVPVFAVTNVADIYATSTCTEVWSNSLGHLVYVLVYNITTVIVPVAVVFLFLILIRRALSASQKKKVIIAALRTPQNTISIPYASQREAELHATLLSMVMVFILCSVPYATLVVYQTVLNVPDTSVFLLLTAIWLPKVSLLANPVLFLTVNKSVRKCLIGTLVQLHHRYSRRNVVSTGSGVAEASLEPSIRSGSQLLEMFHIGQQQIFKPTEDEEESEAKYIGSADFQAKEIFSTCLEGEQGPQFVPSAPPLGTVDSISQVAPAAPVEPETFPDKYSLQFGFGPFELPPQWLSETRNSKKRLLPPLGNTPEELIQTKVPKVGRVERKMSRNNKVSIFPKVDS from the exons GTTCATTAAAAACCTGGCCTGCTCGGGGATTTGTGCCAGCCTGGTCTGTGTGCCCTTCGACATCATCCTCAGCACCAGTCCTCACTGTTGCTGGTGGATCTACACCATGCTCTTCTGCAAGGTCGTCAAATTTTTGCACAAAGTCTTCTGTTCTGTGACCATCCTCAGCTTCCCTGCTATTGCTTTGGACAG GTACTACTCAGTCCTCTATCCACTGGAGAGGAAAATATCTGATGCCAAGTCCCGTGAACTGGTGATGTACATCTGGGCCCATGCAGTGGTGGCCAGTGTCCCTGTGTTTGCAGTAACCAATGTGGCCGACATCTATGCCACGTCCACCTGCACGGAAGTCTGGAGCAACTCCTTGGGCCACCTCGTGTACGTTCTGGTGTATAACATCACCACGGTCATTGTGCCTGTGGCGGTGGTGTTCCTCTTCTTGATACTGATCCGACGGGCCCTGAGTGCCAGCCAGAAGAAGAAGGTCATCATAGCAGCGCTCCGGACCCCACAGAACACCATCTCTATTCCCTATGCCTCCCAGCGGGAGGCCGAGCTGCACGCCACCCTGCTCTCCATGGTGATGGTCTTCATCTTGTGTAGCGTGCCCTATGCCACCCTGGTCGTCTACCAGACCGTGCTCAATGTCCCCGACACTTCCGTCTTCTTGCTGCTCACTGCCATTTGGCTCCCCAAAGTCTCCCTGCTGGCAAACCCTGTTCTCTTTCTTACTGTGAACAAATCTGTCCGCAAGTGCTTGATAGGGACCCTGGTACAACTACACCACCGGTACAGTCGCCGTAATGTGGTCAGTACAGGGAGCGGCGTGGCTGAGGCCAGCCTGGAACCCAGCATACGCTCGGGCAGCCAGCTCCTGGAGATGTTCCACATTGGGCAGCAGCAGATCTTTAAGCCCACAGAGGATGAGGAAGAGAGTGAGGCCAAGTACATTGGCTCAGCTGACTTCCAGGCCAAGGAGATATTTAGCACCTGCCTGGAGGGAGAGCAGGGGCCACAGTTTGTGCCCTCTGCCCCACCCTTGGGCACAGTGGACTCTATATCCCAGGTGGCACCAGCAGCCCCAGTGGAACCTGAAACATTCCCTGATAAGTATTCCCTGCAGTTTGGCTTTGGGCCTTTTGAGTTGCCTCCTCAGTGGCTCTCAGAGACCCGAAACAGCAAGAAGCGGCTGCTTCCCCCCTTGGGTAACACCCCAGAAGAGCTGATCCAGACAAAGGTGCCCAAAGTTGGCAGGGTGGAGCGGAAGATGAGCAGGAACAATAAAGTGAGCATTTTTCCAAAGGTGGATTCCTAG